A stretch of the Actinomyces qiguomingii genome encodes the following:
- a CDS encoding heat shock protein transcriptional repressor HspR, translating to MTTRRLTGQGVDFLAEDADERAVYVISVAAELAGMHPQTLRQYDRLGLVTPARASGRGRRYSHRDVQRLRRVQMLSQEGVNLEGIRRILDLERRLERLEEENRALRARQEAVERVFAAAADGEVQVLPVPSGRRARSRRGAGGGPAGSAADAGDAVSATQRRPGTAIVVRHSWPGGRVPGF from the coding sequence GTGACCACGCGACGATTGACGGGCCAGGGCGTCGACTTCCTCGCCGAGGACGCCGACGAACGGGCCGTCTACGTCATCTCCGTGGCCGCCGAACTGGCGGGCATGCACCCCCAGACCCTCCGGCAGTACGACCGGCTGGGGCTGGTCACCCCCGCCCGCGCGTCCGGGCGGGGGCGCCGCTATTCCCACCGGGATGTGCAGCGGCTGCGGCGTGTGCAGATGCTGAGCCAGGAGGGCGTCAACTTGGAGGGCATCCGCCGCATACTCGATTTGGAGCGGCGGCTGGAGCGCCTGGAGGAGGAGAATCGGGCGCTGCGCGCCCGGCAGGAGGCCGTCGAGCGGGTCTTCGCCGCGGCCGCCGACGGCGAGGTGCAGGTGCTCCCGGTTCCCTCCGGTCGGCGCGCCCGCTCCCGAAGGGGCGCTGGGGGAGGACCGGCGGGCAGCGCAGCCGATGCGGGGGACGCCGTGTCCGCCACGCAGCGGCGTCCCGGCACCGCTATTGTGGTGCGCCACTCGTGGCCAGGCGGGCGGGTGCCCGGATTCTGA
- a CDS encoding DnaJ C-terminal domain-containing protein, protein MASQDWMTKNFYAVLGVAKDADSAAIKKAYRSLAKKYHPDRNPGDAAAAEKFKEIGEAYAVLSDPKERQQYDAIRSMAGGGARFTSGSGGAGAGFEDIFSSMFGGGGPNVRYSTSGGASQEDLEDLLRMFGGAGGGAPTGGGRRARGPFGFGGFSSQPQPVKGPDVLTGATLSLRDAVAGTLAELTADGRTITVRIPAGVHDGQKVRLRGKGRPGTNGGENGDMVVTISVAKHPVYSIDPGNTANLRMDLPVTLKEAALGATVEVPLLDGGTSRVRIKPGTSSGTVLRLRGKGVTTAKKTGDLLVTVQVAVPKKLSKDAKAALEAFDKAMESDPRADLAQEAAK, encoded by the coding sequence ATGGCCAGTCAGGACTGGATGACTAAGAACTTCTATGCCGTCCTCGGCGTCGCCAAGGACGCCGACTCCGCGGCCATCAAGAAGGCCTACCGCAGCCTCGCCAAGAAGTACCACCCCGACCGCAACCCCGGTGATGCCGCGGCGGCGGAGAAGTTCAAGGAGATCGGCGAGGCCTACGCGGTGCTGTCGGATCCCAAGGAGCGTCAGCAGTACGACGCCATCCGCTCCATGGCGGGCGGCGGGGCCCGTTTCACCTCCGGTTCCGGCGGCGCCGGCGCGGGCTTTGAGGACATCTTCTCCTCGATGTTCGGCGGCGGCGGTCCGAATGTGCGCTACTCCACCTCCGGCGGTGCCTCCCAGGAGGACCTGGAGGATCTGCTGCGCATGTTCGGGGGTGCTGGCGGGGGCGCCCCCACCGGCGGCGGGAGGCGGGCGCGCGGCCCCTTCGGCTTCGGCGGTTTCTCCTCCCAGCCGCAGCCGGTCAAGGGACCGGATGTGCTGACCGGTGCCACGCTGTCCCTGCGCGACGCCGTGGCCGGCACCCTGGCCGAGTTGACGGCCGACGGGCGCACCATCACGGTGCGTATTCCCGCCGGTGTGCACGACGGGCAGAAGGTCCGTTTGCGCGGCAAGGGGCGGCCGGGTACGAACGGCGGGGAGAACGGGGACATGGTGGTGACCATCTCGGTGGCCAAACACCCGGTGTACTCCATTGACCCGGGCAATACCGCCAACCTGCGCATGGATCTGCCGGTCACCCTTAAAGAGGCGGCCCTGGGCGCCACGGTTGAGGTGCCGCTCCTGGACGGCGGTACCAGCCGCGTGCGTATCAAGCCGGGAACCTCCTCCGGCACCGTGCTGCGTCTGCGCGGCAAGGGCGTGACCACCGCAAAGAAGACCGGCGACCTGCTGGTCACCGTGCAGGTGGCGGTGCCCAAGAAGCTGTCCAAGGACGCTAAGGCTGCTCTGGAGGCATTCGATAAGGCGATGGAGTCCGATCCGCGTGCCGACCTCGCCCAGGAGGCGGCCAAGTGA